The Miltoncostaea oceani genome includes a region encoding these proteins:
- the meaB gene encoding methylmalonyl Co-A mutase-associated GTPase MeaB — protein sequence MSGPAEDVAGHVRGVRDGGLAQVARAITLVESTLPAHRRMAQEMLVELLPHAGGARRVGITGVPGVGKSTFIDALGTHLTAAGHRVAVLAVDPSSTRRGGSILGDKTRMARLAVDPAAYIRPSPTSGTLGGVARATREAIVVLEAAGFDVVLVETVGVGQSETAVAGMVDHFLLLMLARTGDSLQGIKKGVLELADVIAVNKADGEHAREARAAARELADVMRMLTPPGASWLPPVLTCSGLEDAGVDDVWRAVEDHRAALEDAGELAARRAGQEVTWLRRMVEDGLTARLREDAAVAAVVAEQEDLVRAGSTTAALAAARILEAVG from the coding sequence GTGAGCGGGCCGGCGGAGGACGTCGCCGGCCACGTCCGCGGCGTCCGCGACGGGGGCCTCGCCCAGGTCGCCCGCGCGATCACGCTCGTCGAGTCGACGTTGCCGGCGCACCGCCGTATGGCGCAGGAGATGCTCGTCGAGCTGCTGCCCCACGCGGGCGGCGCGCGCCGGGTCGGCATCACGGGCGTCCCCGGGGTCGGGAAGTCGACGTTCATCGACGCCCTCGGCACCCACCTGACGGCCGCCGGGCACCGGGTGGCGGTCCTCGCCGTGGATCCGTCGTCGACGCGTCGCGGCGGCAGCATCCTCGGCGACAAGACCCGCATGGCGCGTCTCGCCGTCGACCCGGCGGCCTACATCCGGCCCTCCCCCACCTCCGGGACCCTCGGCGGCGTCGCCCGCGCCACGCGCGAGGCGATCGTGGTGCTGGAGGCCGCCGGCTTCGACGTGGTCCTCGTCGAGACGGTCGGCGTCGGCCAGTCCGAGACGGCGGTCGCCGGGATGGTCGACCACTTCCTCCTGCTGATGCTGGCCCGCACCGGCGACTCGCTGCAGGGCATCAAGAAGGGCGTCCTCGAGCTGGCGGACGTGATCGCGGTGAACAAGGCCGACGGCGAGCACGCCCGCGAGGCCCGCGCCGCCGCCCGCGAGCTCGCCGACGTGATGCGGATGCTCACGCCGCCGGGGGCGTCGTGGCTGCCGCCGGTCCTGACGTGCAGCGGCCTCGAGGACGCCGGCGTCGACGATGTCTGGCGGGCCGTCGAGGACCACCGCGCCGCCCTCGAGGACGCCGGCGAGCTCGCCGCCCGGCGCGCCGGCCAGGAGGTGACGTGGCTGCGGCGGATGGTCGAGGACGGCCTCACCGCCCGGCTGCGGGAGGACGCCGCGGTCGCGGCGGTCGTGGCGGAGCAGGAGGACCTCGTGCGCGCCGGGTCGACCACCGCCGCCCTCGCCGCCGCCCGCATCCTGGAGGCCGTGGGCTAG
- the purE gene encoding 5-(carboxyamino)imidazole ribonucleotide mutase, whose translation MGSDSDLPVMKAAAEVLRDLGVPHEVRVVSAHRTPHDMIAYGGEAADRGLRVIVAGAGGAAHLPGMLAAVTTLPVIGVPVRTTALDGMDSLLSIVQMPKGVPVATVAIDGGRNAGLLAAQILALGDPALGHRIAHLRAETAEAARTADARVRGV comes from the coding sequence ATGGGCAGCGACAGCGACCTGCCCGTGATGAAGGCCGCCGCGGAGGTGCTGCGCGACCTCGGCGTCCCCCACGAGGTGCGCGTCGTGTCGGCCCACCGCACCCCGCACGACATGATCGCCTACGGCGGCGAGGCCGCCGACCGCGGCCTGCGCGTCATCGTCGCGGGCGCCGGCGGCGCGGCGCACCTGCCGGGGATGCTGGCGGCCGTCACCACGCTCCCCGTCATCGGCGTCCCGGTGCGCACCACCGCCCTCGACGGCATGGACTCCCTCCTCTCGATCGTGCAGATGCCGAAGGGCGTCCCCGTCGCGACCGTCGCCATCGACGGCGGCCGCAACGCCGGCCTGCTCGCCGCCCAGATCCTCGCCCTCGGCGACCCCGCCCTCGGCCACCGGATCGCCCACCTGCGGGCCGAGACCGCCGAGGCGGCGCGCACCGCGGACGCCCGGGTCCGGGGCGTCTGA
- the scpA gene encoding methylmalonyl-CoA mutase, translating into MRRRRAPDGGARRRRGGDVSGIPDFSEVPLGDPEPDGDLAAWRAAAEEREGVPADALTWTTPESIPVAPVHTPADRDGLDFLGTYPGIAPFLRGPYPTMYVNQPWTVRQYAGFSTAQESNAFYRRNLAAGQKGLSIAFDLPTHRGYDSDHPRVGGDVGMAGVAIDSILDMRQLFDGIPLDRMSVSMTMNGAVLPVMALYIVAAEEQGVPPEKLAGTIQNDILKEFMVRNTYIYPPAPSMTVISDIFAYTSQRMPRFNSISISGYHMQEAGATADLELAYTLADGVQYIRAGQAAGMDVDAFAPRLSFFWAIGMNFFMEVAKLRAARLLWARLVAEFGPRNDKSLSLRTHSQTSGWSLTAQDVFNNVVRTCVEAMAATQGHTQSLHTNALDEALALPTDFSARIARNTQLLLQQESGTTRVIDPWGGSYFVERLTHDLARAAWGHIREVEEAGGMTAAIEEGIPKLRIEEAAARTQARIDSGQQPVIGVNRFRPKHEDPIDVLRVDNRAVRTEQLEKLRRLRAERDGEACAAALARLTAAAARAAEGHRGPGLDENLLHLSVEAARAHATVGEISEAMEKVFGRHTARIRTISGVYRREVGESADADRVHARVEEFARAHGRRPRILVAKMGQDGHDRGQKVIATAFADLGFDVDVGPLFQTPAEVARQAVEADVHVVGVSSLAAGHLTLVPELREELAKLGGEGIMVAVGGVIPPGDWDALRAAGAAAIFPPGTVIASAAGELLDRLEGAAASAER; encoded by the coding sequence ATGCGACGCCGTCGCGCTCCTGACGGGGGCGCTCGCCGCCGCAGGGGTGGAGACGTGAGCGGGATCCCCGACTTCTCCGAGGTCCCCCTCGGCGACCCGGAGCCCGACGGCGACCTCGCCGCCTGGCGTGCGGCGGCCGAGGAGCGGGAGGGCGTGCCCGCCGACGCCCTGACGTGGACGACGCCCGAGTCGATCCCCGTCGCGCCGGTGCACACCCCCGCCGACCGGGACGGCCTCGACTTCCTCGGCACGTACCCGGGGATCGCGCCGTTCCTGCGCGGCCCCTACCCCACGATGTACGTCAACCAGCCGTGGACGGTGCGCCAGTACGCCGGGTTCTCGACGGCGCAGGAGTCGAACGCGTTCTACCGGCGCAACCTCGCCGCCGGGCAGAAGGGCCTGTCGATCGCGTTCGACCTGCCCACCCACCGCGGCTACGACAGCGACCACCCGCGCGTCGGCGGCGACGTCGGGATGGCGGGCGTCGCGATCGACTCGATCCTCGACATGCGCCAGCTGTTCGACGGGATCCCGCTGGACCGCATGAGCGTGTCGATGACCATGAACGGCGCGGTGCTGCCGGTGATGGCGCTCTACATCGTCGCCGCCGAGGAGCAGGGCGTCCCGCCCGAGAAGCTCGCCGGGACGATCCAGAACGACATCCTCAAGGAGTTCATGGTCCGGAACACCTACATCTATCCGCCGGCGCCCTCGATGACCGTGATCTCGGACATCTTCGCGTACACGTCGCAGCGGATGCCGCGCTTCAACTCCATCTCGATCTCCGGGTACCACATGCAGGAGGCCGGGGCGACGGCCGACCTGGAGCTGGCGTACACGCTCGCCGACGGCGTCCAGTACATCCGCGCCGGCCAGGCCGCGGGGATGGACGTCGACGCGTTCGCGCCACGCCTGTCGTTCTTCTGGGCGATCGGCATGAACTTCTTCATGGAGGTCGCGAAGCTGCGGGCCGCCCGCCTGCTTTGGGCGCGCCTCGTCGCCGAGTTCGGCCCCCGCAACGACAAGTCGCTGTCGCTGCGCACCCACTCCCAGACCTCCGGCTGGTCGCTCACCGCCCAGGACGTCTTCAACAACGTCGTCCGGACGTGCGTCGAGGCGATGGCCGCCACCCAGGGCCACACCCAGTCGCTCCACACCAACGCCCTCGACGAGGCCCTCGCCCTCCCCACCGACTTCAGCGCCCGCATCGCCCGCAACACCCAGCTGCTGCTGCAGCAGGAGTCGGGGACGACCCGCGTCATCGACCCGTGGGGCGGCTCGTACTTCGTGGAGCGGCTCACCCACGACCTCGCCCGCGCCGCGTGGGGGCACATCCGCGAGGTCGAGGAGGCCGGCGGCATGACCGCCGCCATCGAGGAGGGCATCCCGAAGCTCCGCATCGAGGAGGCCGCCGCCCGCACCCAGGCGCGCATCGACTCGGGCCAGCAGCCCGTGATCGGGGTGAACCGCTTCCGGCCGAAGCACGAGGACCCGATCGACGTCCTGCGGGTCGACAACCGCGCGGTGCGGACGGAACAGCTCGAGAAGCTGCGCCGCCTGCGCGCCGAGCGCGACGGGGAGGCCTGCGCGGCCGCCCTCGCCCGCCTGACCGCCGCGGCGGCGCGGGCGGCGGAGGGCCACCGCGGCCCCGGCCTCGACGAGAACCTGCTGCACCTGTCGGTCGAGGCGGCCCGCGCCCACGCCACCGTCGGGGAGATCAGCGAGGCGATGGAGAAGGTGTTCGGCCGCCACACCGCCCGCATCCGTACGATCTCGGGCGTGTACCGGCGCGAGGTCGGGGAGTCGGCGGACGCCGATCGGGTCCACGCACGGGTGGAGGAGTTCGCGCGGGCCCACGGGCGCCGCCCCCGCATCCTCGTCGCGAAGATGGGCCAGGACGGCCACGACCGCGGCCAGAAGGTGATCGCGACGGCGTTCGCCGACCTCGGCTTCGACGTCGACGTCGGCCCGCTGTTCCAGACGCCGGCCGAGGTCGCCCGCCAGGCCGTCGAGGCCGACGTGCACGTGGTCGGGGTCTCGTCGCTCGCCGCCGGGCACCTGACCCTGGTGCCGGAGCTGCGGGAGGAGCTCGCGAAGCTCGGCGGCGAGGGGATCATGGTCGCCGTCGGCGGCGTCATCCCCCCGGGCGACTGGGACGCCCTGCGCGCCGCCGGGGCCGCCGCGATCTTCCCCCCCGGCACCGTGATCGCCTCGGCCGCCGGGGAGCTGCTCGACCGGCTCGAGGGGGCCGCCGCCTCCGCCGAGCGGTGA
- the glsA gene encoding glutaminase A — MTVPPASSVRRILMSVHASVGAEPPAGAPASYIPELAVADPALFGVATATADGDVHEVGDTRHAFTIQSISKPLLYGMALEDHGVDGVRAKVGVEPTGEAFNSIRLDEESGTPFNPMVNAGAIATTGMVRGEGAEHRMARILATVGRYVGRRVAVDEAVHLSERATGHRNRAIAHLLRNADVLEGDPEEALDLYFRQCAILVTCRDLALIGATLANRGVNPVTGERALEERHVARVLSVMATCGMYDAAGQWLFDVGLPAKSGVAGGVLAVLPGQIGIAAFAPPLDEYGNSVRGVRVCAELSRRFALHLFETPRPGTAAIRRRWTAATAGSRRRRTEPERTVLRAWGRMVRVYELHGDLGFTAAAALARAVGEEMPEHGFAIFDIGRVTGVNRAARAILADLRESLEGAGTHVVVVDPGGRWEARTDPPPSHPDAGTDLDAAIEWCEDLLLRRRGVEPHGDGAREVPLADTDLCRDMPAAEVAELAAAVERIEVPAGAVFLREGDPPDALLVLARGRARVMAVGADGGVPVRLAAVGPGMLLGEAAFIDGLPRSASAVAETDVVAYRLSREAFGEVGDHDDLRTRSHVLAGVARTLADRMRRVSAELAAMS, encoded by the coding sequence ATGACCGTGCCCCCCGCATCCTCCGTCCGCCGCATCCTGATGTCGGTGCACGCGTCGGTCGGGGCGGAGCCGCCCGCCGGCGCCCCCGCGTCGTACATCCCGGAGCTCGCGGTCGCCGACCCGGCGCTGTTCGGGGTGGCGACGGCCACCGCCGACGGCGACGTCCACGAGGTGGGGGACACCCGCCACGCCTTCACGATCCAGTCGATCTCGAAGCCGCTCCTCTACGGCATGGCGCTCGAGGACCACGGCGTCGACGGGGTCCGCGCCAAGGTCGGCGTCGAGCCGACGGGGGAGGCGTTCAACTCGATCCGCCTCGACGAGGAGAGCGGCACCCCCTTCAACCCCATGGTGAACGCAGGCGCGATCGCGACCACCGGCATGGTGCGCGGGGAGGGGGCGGAGCACCGGATGGCGCGGATCCTCGCGACCGTCGGCCGGTACGTGGGGCGCCGCGTCGCCGTCGACGAGGCCGTCCACCTGTCGGAGCGCGCGACGGGGCACCGCAACCGCGCGATCGCCCACCTGCTGCGCAACGCCGACGTGCTGGAGGGCGACCCCGAGGAGGCGCTCGACCTCTACTTCCGCCAGTGCGCGATCCTCGTCACGTGCCGCGACCTGGCGTTGATCGGCGCCACCCTCGCGAACCGGGGCGTGAACCCGGTCACGGGGGAGCGGGCCCTGGAGGAGCGGCACGTCGCCCGTGTTCTCAGCGTGATGGCGACCTGCGGGATGTACGACGCCGCCGGTCAGTGGCTGTTCGACGTGGGGCTCCCCGCGAAGAGCGGGGTGGCGGGCGGCGTGCTGGCCGTGCTGCCGGGGCAGATCGGCATCGCCGCCTTCGCCCCGCCGCTCGACGAGTACGGCAACAGCGTGCGTGGCGTGCGCGTCTGCGCGGAGCTGTCGCGCCGGTTCGCCCTGCACCTGTTCGAGACGCCGCGCCCCGGCACGGCGGCGATCCGGCGGCGCTGGACGGCCGCCACCGCGGGGTCGCGCCGCCGCCGCACCGAGCCCGAGCGGACGGTCCTCCGGGCGTGGGGCCGCATGGTGCGCGTCTACGAGCTGCACGGCGACCTCGGGTTCACCGCCGCCGCGGCGCTGGCGCGGGCGGTGGGGGAGGAGATGCCCGAGCACGGCTTCGCGATCTTCGACATCGGGAGGGTGACGGGCGTGAACCGCGCGGCGCGGGCGATCCTCGCGGACCTGCGCGAGTCGCTGGAGGGCGCCGGCACCCACGTCGTGGTCGTCGACCCCGGTGGCCGCTGGGAGGCGCGGACCGATCCGCCGCCGTCCCACCCCGACGCGGGGACCGACCTCGACGCCGCGATCGAGTGGTGCGAGGACCTGCTGCTGCGCCGCCGCGGCGTCGAGCCCCACGGCGACGGCGCGCGGGAGGTGCCCCTCGCCGACACCGACCTGTGCCGTGACATGCCGGCCGCCGAGGTCGCGGAGCTCGCCGCGGCCGTCGAGCGGATCGAGGTCCCGGCGGGGGCGGTGTTCCTGCGCGAGGGCGACCCCCCGGACGCCCTCCTGGTGCTGGCGCGCGGTCGCGCGCGGGTGATGGCCGTCGGCGCCGACGGGGGCGTCCCGGTGCGCCTCGCCGCCGTCGGCCCCGGGATGCTCCTCGGCGAGGCGGCGTTCATCGACGGGCTGCCGCGCTCGGCCTCGGCCGTCGCCGAGACCGACGTCGTCGCCTACCGCCTCTCCCGCGAGGCGTTCGGCGAGGTCGGCGACCACGACGACCTCCGCACCCGCAGCCACGTGCTCGCGGGCGTGGCGCGCACCCTCGCCGACCGCATGCGCCGCGTGTCGGCCGAGCTCGCCGCGATGTCCTAG
- a CDS encoding LLM class flavin-dependent oxidoreductase: protein MELGIYTFAELTPDAETGHMISPQERLADLLEEIALADRVGLDVFGLGEHHRPDFTVSAPAVVLGAAAAITERIRLTSAVSVLSSDDPVRVFQQFATVDLLSGGRAEVMAGRGSFIESFPLFGYPLEDYDSLFDEKLRMLLALRDRETVTWSGRHRAPIDGRGVYPRPVQDPLPVWVAVGGTPASVVRAGTLGLPMALAIIGGQPARFAPYAELFRTAAAEAGHGPLPLSINSHGYVADTSQRAADEAFGPFKTMMDRIGRERGWSPMSRAAFDASIDLHGANLVGSPQQVVEKILFQHEVFGHDRFLIQFSVGTMPHDRMMRSIELFGTEVAPAVRAALAAKEPATA from the coding sequence ATGGAACTCGGCATCTACACGTTCGCGGAGCTCACCCCGGACGCCGAGACCGGCCACATGATCTCGCCGCAGGAGCGGCTGGCCGACCTGCTGGAGGAGATCGCCCTCGCCGACCGCGTCGGCCTCGACGTGTTCGGGCTCGGCGAGCACCACCGCCCCGACTTCACCGTCTCCGCCCCCGCCGTCGTGCTCGGCGCCGCCGCGGCGATCACGGAGCGCATCCGCCTGACGAGCGCGGTGAGCGTGCTCAGCTCCGACGACCCCGTCCGGGTCTTCCAGCAGTTCGCCACCGTCGACCTCCTGTCCGGCGGGCGCGCCGAGGTGATGGCGGGGCGCGGGTCGTTCATCGAGTCGTTCCCGCTGTTCGGGTACCCCCTCGAGGACTACGACTCCCTGTTCGACGAGAAGCTCCGGATGCTGCTGGCCCTCCGCGACCGGGAGACGGTCACGTGGTCCGGGCGCCACCGCGCGCCGATCGACGGGCGCGGCGTCTACCCGCGCCCCGTGCAGGACCCCCTGCCGGTCTGGGTCGCGGTGGGCGGCACCCCGGCGTCGGTGGTCCGCGCCGGCACCCTCGGCCTGCCGATGGCGCTCGCGATCATCGGCGGCCAGCCCGCCCGGTTCGCCCCGTACGCCGAGCTGTTCCGCACCGCCGCCGCGGAGGCGGGCCACGGCCCGCTGCCGCTCAGCATCAACTCGCACGGCTACGTCGCGGACACCTCGCAGCGGGCGGCCGACGAGGCGTTCGGCCCCTTCAAGACCATGATGGACCGCATCGGCCGCGAGCGCGGGTGGTCACCGATGTCGCGCGCCGCGTTCGACGCCTCCATCGACCTGCACGGCGCGAACCTCGTCGGGAGCCCGCAGCAGGTGGTCGAGAAGATCCTCTTCCAGCACGAGGTCTTCGGGCACGACCGCTTCCTCATCCAGTTCAGCGTCGGCACGATGCCCCACGACCGGATGATGCGGAGCATCGAGCTGTTCGGCACCGAGGTCGCGCCCGCCGTCCGGGCCGCGCTCGCGGCGAAGGAGCCCGCGACCGCCTAG
- a CDS encoding methylmalonyl-CoA mutase family protein, whose protein sequence is MPDEDDAMTGPPGGTMPLAAGFPPADHARWMDEVRRVLTRGRDDATDDEVRALFARVLETPTPDGPTLQPLYTAADAPPPGAEGLPGLHPFTRGALPRPPAGRWDARQVVRVAGDGAGAAGRARHELENGASSVLLDLRDATEIDVALLDRVLDGVLLDAAAVGLRAGARGLAAATALRGLWAERGVADDEVAGSLGLDPIGRHAASGGADGPVSEGVAAAVAVAAEVAARHPGVRTVLVDASRYHDAGGSDVQQLAYAVATGVAYLRALTDGGLALGPALGQIEFRLAAGDRQFPAIATVRALRRLWARVAEVAGAAPAARAARVHAISSRAMATRYDPWVNLLRGTIACFSAGIGGAEVVTVEPYDAALDADSDLGRRLARNTQSLLMDESGLGRVADPAGGSWFVERLTEDLATAAWDRFRDVERSGGIVAALDAGDVQRAVAEAWEERRGAIARRRDPITGVSEFPDPGETPPPPAPAAVAPPGTPIPALVPRRYAEPFEDLRARADRAAGTDAGRPAVFLATLGPPAVHTARAGFAANLFAAGGVRVVAHPGLGPGDDAGAAFAASGAALACICSGDDVYAERAAGVAAELHAAGAARVYLAGRTEVDGVDEHAYAGCDAVALLTGALAAAGVET, encoded by the coding sequence ATGCCCGACGAGGACGACGCGATGACGGGCCCTCCCGGGGGGACGATGCCCCTCGCCGCCGGCTTCCCGCCCGCGGACCACGCGCGGTGGATGGACGAGGTGCGGCGGGTGCTGACCCGCGGCCGCGACGACGCCACCGACGACGAGGTGCGAGCCCTGTTCGCCCGCGTCCTCGAGACGCCGACGCCCGACGGGCCCACGCTGCAGCCGCTCTACACGGCCGCCGACGCGCCGCCGCCGGGGGCGGAGGGGCTGCCCGGGCTGCACCCCTTCACCCGTGGCGCGCTGCCGCGGCCGCCCGCCGGGCGCTGGGACGCGCGGCAGGTCGTCCGCGTCGCCGGTGACGGCGCCGGCGCCGCCGGGAGGGCCCGCCACGAGCTGGAGAACGGCGCGTCGTCGGTGCTGCTCGACCTGCGCGACGCCACGGAGATCGACGTCGCCCTGCTCGACCGGGTCCTCGACGGCGTGCTGCTCGACGCCGCGGCCGTCGGCCTCCGCGCCGGGGCGCGCGGCCTCGCGGCGGCGACCGCCCTGCGTGGGCTGTGGGCCGAGCGCGGCGTCGCCGACGACGAGGTCGCCGGGTCGCTCGGGCTCGACCCGATCGGCCGCCACGCGGCGTCAGGCGGCGCCGACGGGCCGGTCTCCGAGGGGGTCGCCGCCGCGGTGGCGGTGGCGGCGGAGGTCGCGGCCCGCCACCCCGGCGTCCGCACCGTCCTGGTGGACGCGTCCCGCTACCACGACGCCGGCGGCTCCGACGTCCAGCAGCTCGCCTACGCCGTCGCCACCGGCGTCGCCTACCTGCGCGCGCTGACCGACGGCGGCCTCGCCCTCGGCCCCGCCCTCGGGCAGATCGAGTTCCGCCTCGCCGCCGGCGACCGGCAGTTCCCCGCGATCGCCACGGTCCGCGCCCTGCGGCGGCTGTGGGCGCGGGTCGCCGAGGTCGCCGGGGCCGCGCCCGCCGCGCGGGCGGCCCGGGTGCACGCCATCTCCTCGCGTGCGATGGCGACCCGGTACGACCCCTGGGTCAACCTGCTGCGCGGCACCATCGCGTGCTTCTCGGCGGGGATCGGCGGCGCCGAGGTGGTCACCGTCGAGCCCTACGACGCGGCGCTCGACGCCGACTCCGACCTCGGGAGGCGCCTCGCCCGCAACACCCAGAGCCTGCTGATGGACGAGTCCGGGCTGGGACGGGTGGCCGACCCCGCCGGCGGGTCGTGGTTCGTGGAGCGGCTCACGGAGGACCTCGCGACCGCCGCGTGGGACCGGTTCCGCGACGTCGAGCGGTCCGGCGGCATCGTCGCGGCGCTCGACGCCGGCGACGTGCAGCGCGCCGTCGCGGAGGCCTGGGAGGAGCGCCGCGGCGCGATCGCCCGCCGCCGCGACCCGATCACCGGGGTCAGCGAGTTCCCCGACCCCGGCGAGACGCCGCCGCCCCCCGCGCCCGCCGCCGTCGCCCCGCCGGGCACGCCGATCCCCGCCCTCGTCCCCCGCCGCTACGCCGAGCCCTTCGAGGACCTCCGCGCCCGCGCCGACCGCGCCGCGGGGACGGACGCCGGCCGCCCCGCCGTGTTCCTCGCGACCCTCGGCCCGCCCGCCGTGCACACCGCGCGGGCGGGCTTCGCCGCCAACCTCTTCGCCGCCGGGGGCGTGCGGGTGGTCGCCCACCCGGGCCTCGGCCCCGGCGACGACGCCGGCGCCGCGTTCGCCGCGAGCGGGGCGGCCCTCGCGTGCATCTGCTCCGGCGACGACGTCTACGCCGAGCGCGCCGCCGGCGTCGCGGCGGAGCTCCACGCGGCGGGCGCCGCCCGCGTCTACCTCGCGGGACGCACCGAGGTGGACGGCGTCGACGAGCACGCGTACGCCGGATGCGACGCCGTCGCGCTCCTGACGGGGGCGCTCGCCGCCGCAGGGGTGGAGACGTGA
- a CDS encoding adenylate/guanylate cyclase domain-containing protein has translation MPPPAAPAPPAIAAVALLLAAPMAALLALLARPGLDGRWQHHPSHLWIVLAAAAVTGALAYAMGGAARRRGDARVLALSIAFLAASAFLGLHALATPGVLVERPSAAFAAATPVGLVLAAVLCAAAARGWEGARAARAMRVLPAVQVLVLVAAAAWGVLALTADGPLSGTEPPARGDAALVALGVAGAALYLAAAAGFARLWWRRRGTLAALAAVAMLLLAETMVAVAASRTWQASWWEWHVLILAAFGLVAVGAHLEWHEERFGALYLDDTAAGRREMSVLFADLAGFTAFCERSDPAAVSRMLNVRLGAAVTAVTAEGGDVDRLVGDAVMVVFNRAGDQPDHAARAVAAARALQRATVPAAGEPEGWPRFRVGVNTGEAVTVVLGTRGGRTHTVLGDAVNVAARLEGLAPVGGVVVAAATAAGAGVAGTSLGGTAVKGRAEPVEAVLLDGPSGP, from the coding sequence ATGCCTCCCCCCGCCGCCCCGGCGCCCCCCGCCATCGCGGCGGTGGCGTTGCTGCTCGCCGCGCCGATGGCGGCGCTGCTGGCGCTGCTCGCGCGCCCCGGCCTCGACGGACGGTGGCAGCACCACCCCTCGCACCTGTGGATCGTCCTCGCCGCCGCGGCCGTGACGGGGGCGCTCGCCTACGCGATGGGCGGCGCCGCACGACGACGTGGCGACGCGCGCGTGCTGGCCCTCTCGATCGCGTTCCTCGCGGCGTCGGCGTTCCTCGGGCTGCACGCCCTCGCGACGCCGGGGGTGCTGGTGGAGCGCCCGTCCGCGGCGTTCGCCGCCGCGACGCCCGTCGGCCTGGTTCTGGCGGCGGTCCTCTGCGCCGCCGCGGCGCGCGGCTGGGAGGGCGCCCGCGCCGCCCGGGCGATGCGGGTGCTGCCCGCCGTCCAGGTGCTGGTGCTGGTCGCCGCCGCGGCGTGGGGGGTCCTCGCCCTGACGGCGGACGGCCCGCTGTCGGGCACGGAGCCACCCGCCCGGGGGGACGCGGCCCTCGTCGCGCTGGGCGTCGCCGGGGCGGCCCTGTATCTGGCCGCGGCCGCCGGGTTCGCGCGGCTCTGGTGGCGGCGCCGCGGGACGCTGGCGGCCCTCGCGGCGGTCGCGATGCTGCTGCTCGCCGAGACGATGGTCGCCGTCGCCGCGTCGCGCACGTGGCAGGCGTCGTGGTGGGAGTGGCACGTCCTGATCCTCGCGGCGTTCGGCCTCGTCGCCGTCGGCGCGCACCTCGAGTGGCACGAGGAGCGCTTCGGGGCCCTCTACCTCGACGACACCGCCGCGGGACGGCGGGAGATGAGCGTGCTGTTCGCCGACCTCGCGGGGTTCACGGCCTTCTGCGAGCGCTCCGACCCGGCCGCCGTGTCGCGGATGCTGAACGTGCGCCTCGGCGCCGCCGTCACCGCGGTCACCGCCGAGGGCGGCGACGTCGACCGCCTCGTCGGCGACGCCGTGATGGTCGTCTTCAACCGCGCCGGCGACCAGCCCGACCACGCCGCACGAGCGGTGGCGGCGGCCCGCGCCCTGCAGCGGGCGACGGTCCCCGCCGCGGGGGAGCCCGAGGGCTGGCCGCGCTTCCGCGTCGGCGTGAACACCGGGGAGGCCGTCACCGTCGTGCTCGGCACGCGCGGCGGGCGCACCCACACGGTGCTCGGCGACGCGGTGAACGTGGCCGCGCGGCTCGAGGGTCTCGCGCCCGTCGGCGGCGTGGTGGTGGCCGCCGCGACGGCGGCCGGGGCCGGGGTGGCGGGCACGTCCCTCGGCGGGACGGCGGTGAAGGGCCGGGCGGAACCGGTCGAGGCCGTCCTGCTGGACGGCCCCTCGGGCCCCTGA